The Stratiformator vulcanicus genome has a segment encoding these proteins:
- a CDS encoding PP2C family protein-serine/threonine phosphatase — MRFRCGHLSITGNFRDNNEDSLYVDPECRYFLVADGMGGQSAGEKASSMAAELFSRTLEQRIDFQDDVAADRHDEIVKCIDEAVAYANSEIIALGQVDPEMHQMGTTLVFAVRVADQLFIGGVGDSRCYHHTGGVTSQLTTDHSLTQALVDAGTITREDAATHRYKNVLYRYLGTKDGSKGTQASPVEPAPGDRFMLCSDGVTDGIEIENIQQILEDHAHPQDAAEKLVSAAEAGGSRDNITCVVIDVEAD; from the coding sequence ATGCGATTTCGTTGCGGTCATCTGAGCATCACCGGCAATTTCCGGGACAATAACGAGGACTCGCTCTACGTCGATCCGGAGTGCCGATACTTCTTGGTCGCTGACGGAATGGGCGGTCAATCGGCGGGCGAAAAAGCCAGCTCGATGGCGGCGGAACTGTTCTCCCGCACGCTCGAACAGCGGATCGACTTTCAAGACGACGTGGCCGCCGATCGCCATGATGAAATCGTCAAGTGCATTGACGAGGCGGTTGCGTACGCCAATTCCGAAATTATCGCGCTCGGGCAGGTCGACCCCGAAATGCATCAGATGGGCACGACACTCGTGTTCGCGGTGCGGGTGGCCGACCAACTATTTATTGGCGGTGTCGGCGACAGTCGATGCTACCACCACACCGGCGGTGTGACTTCGCAATTGACGACCGACCATTCTCTGACTCAGGCGCTTGTCGATGCGGGGACAATCACCCGCGAAGATGCGGCGACTCATCGCTACAAGAACGTGCTTTACCGATATCTCGGTACGAAAGATGGTTCCAAGGGAACGCAGGCTTCGCCTGTCGAGCCGGCCCCCGGCGATCGGTTCATGCTTTGCTCCGACGGCGTGACCGACGGTATCGAGATCGAGAATATCCAGCAAATTCTCGAAGACCACGCCCACCCCCAAGACGCGGCCGAGAAACTTGTGAGCGCCGCCGAGGCCGGCGGATCGAGAGACAACATCACCTGCGTGGTCATTGACGTCGAGGCAGACTGA
- a CDS encoding DUF3500 domain-containing protein, protein MNLPNLTHIDSELDRRHFLGATAAGAAMTLGAGSLGAAPTEVKANDAEAKPENLVADLYESLTPKQRESICFGWDQTDERSKDMPLRLHVSNNWRITRPGVISPFFTRDQQEMIEAIFFGLYDKQWHGKVRQQLKDDAGGYGKRQSIAIFGEPGSGKFELVMTGRHLTIRCDGDSTEHFAFGGPIFYGHAARGFNEKPDHPGNVFWPQAVKANKLYEMLDGKQRDEALLAFEPAESEVHFQKEGKYPGLAAAEMSADQREHLTGVLDTLLEPYRESDRKEVHRCLKQNGGLEACSLSFYETGDIGEDKVWDNWRLEGPSFVWYFRGAPHVHVWVNVASDPSAKISAEG, encoded by the coding sequence ATGAATCTGCCGAATCTCACTCACATCGACAGCGAACTCGACCGTCGGCATTTTCTCGGGGCGACTGCGGCGGGGGCTGCGATGACGCTCGGGGCGGGCTCACTCGGCGCGGCTCCCACTGAAGTCAAAGCGAACGATGCCGAAGCGAAGCCGGAGAACCTCGTCGCCGACCTCTACGAGTCGCTCACACCGAAGCAGCGGGAGTCGATTTGCTTCGGTTGGGATCAGACCGATGAGCGGTCCAAAGACATGCCGCTGCGATTGCATGTGAGCAATAACTGGCGGATCACGCGACCGGGTGTGATCAGCCCATTCTTCACACGCGATCAGCAGGAAATGATCGAGGCAATCTTCTTCGGTCTGTACGATAAACAGTGGCACGGCAAGGTCCGGCAGCAACTCAAGGACGACGCGGGGGGCTACGGCAAGCGGCAGAGCATTGCCATCTTCGGTGAGCCGGGCAGCGGGAAGTTCGAACTGGTTATGACCGGTCGTCACCTCACGATCCGCTGCGATGGCGACAGCACCGAGCATTTCGCCTTCGGCGGGCCGATCTTCTACGGACACGCGGCCCGCGGCTTCAACGAAAAGCCCGACCATCCCGGCAACGTGTTTTGGCCGCAGGCGGTCAAGGCGAACAAACTCTACGAGATGCTCGACGGCAAGCAGCGGGACGAAGCTCTACTGGCGTTTGAACCGGCTGAGAGCGAAGTTCACTTCCAGAAAGAGGGCAAATATCCCGGCCTGGCTGCGGCCGAGATGTCGGCTGATCAACGGGAGCACCTGACCGGCGTACTCGACACGCTCCTCGAACCGTATCGGGAATCTGATCGCAAAGAGGTCCACCGCTGCTTGAAGCAGAACGGTGGGCTCGAAGCCTGTTCGCTTTCGTTTTATGAGACCGGGGACATCGGTGAAGACAAGGTCTGGGACAATTGGCGGCTGGAGGGACCATCGTTCGTCTGGTATTTCCGCGGTGCTCCTCACGTGCATGTCTGGGTCAACGTCGCCAGCGACCCGTCGGCGAAGATCAGTGCGGAGGGTTGA
- a CDS encoding DUF2461 domain-containing protein — MPEASRSPFFEKETFRFLADLEAHNDREWFAEHKPRYEKHVIGPALEFVRAMQPRLKKVSKFFEAIDKKVGGSIMRIYRDTRFSKDKTPYKTNVGIHFRHEFGADVHAPGWYIHLHPDECFVGAGMWMPETKVLKQLRGSIDADPNNWLRAKNNHAFASTFELAGESLKTAPQGFPKDHPQIEDLRRKSFIGVCDLSRADVLAIDFPDRIVERMKASKPLMRWLCSALDLPF, encoded by the coding sequence ATGCCGGAAGCAAGCCGATCACCATTTTTCGAGAAAGAAACGTTCCGCTTCTTAGCCGATCTCGAAGCTCACAACGATCGGGAATGGTTCGCCGAGCACAAACCGCGCTACGAGAAGCACGTGATTGGGCCGGCGTTGGAATTCGTGCGGGCGATGCAGCCGCGGTTGAAGAAGGTGTCGAAGTTTTTCGAGGCGATCGACAAAAAGGTCGGCGGCTCGATCATGCGAATTTACCGCGACACCCGTTTTTCGAAAGACAAAACCCCCTATAAGACAAACGTCGGCATTCACTTCCGCCACGAATTCGGGGCCGATGTGCACGCGCCGGGTTGGTACATTCATCTTCACCCGGACGAGTGCTTCGTCGGCGCGGGGATGTGGATGCCGGAGACGAAGGTGCTCAAGCAACTCCGCGGATCGATCGATGCCGATCCAAATAACTGGCTGCGCGCGAAGAACAATCACGCGTTTGCATCGACTTTCGAATTGGCCGGGGAATCGCTGAAGACCGCACCGCAGGGCTTCCCTAAGGATCATCCTCAAATCGAGGACCTCCGCCGGAAGAGTTTTATCGGCGTGTGCGACCTGTCACGGGCGGATGTGTTGGCGATCGACTTTCCCGATCGGATCGTGGAACGAATGAAGGCGTCCAAACCCCTGATGCGTTGGCTGTGCTCCGCGCTCGACTTGCCGTTCTAA
- a CDS encoding sugar phosphate isomerase/epimerase family protein: protein MRADVGTANRSFQTEWPNLEHEPRPPAGTLKLSACQTSTSNWNLDASLDEVGRAGIEGVSLYRPKLVSIEPRRVVERVRCRGQFVSSIGWLGGFVEQGAGEIASAVYDALDSLPLAAMLGCRTLNVSLGGCRGFTPRHARRIATDAIRRIAWHAHEFGVRLALDAACPIAEAKRPLAESPHRLYEMCADIDAPNVHMLLRTSQFRRVSSFRHFLAEFETGDGGPSSISVRLDHGDRISDHAIAGIYECLLGADFCGAVEVETSRNGEGVPRSESRKLERWRRIYDAVIGQKRETSRHVE, encoded by the coding sequence GTGCGTGCCGACGTCGGAACTGCGAATCGTTCTTTCCAAACTGAATGGCCGAATCTTGAACATGAGCCGCGCCCGCCGGCGGGAACGCTGAAGCTTTCGGCGTGTCAGACGTCGACTTCCAACTGGAATCTTGACGCGTCCCTTGATGAAGTCGGCCGCGCCGGCATCGAAGGCGTATCTCTTTATCGACCCAAACTGGTTTCGATCGAGCCCCGACGCGTCGTTGAAAGGGTCCGATGCCGGGGGCAGTTTGTCTCCAGTATTGGTTGGCTTGGCGGGTTTGTTGAGCAGGGCGCAGGCGAGATCGCGTCCGCCGTGTACGACGCACTCGATTCGCTCCCGCTGGCTGCGATGCTGGGCTGTCGCACTTTAAATGTATCGTTGGGAGGCTGTCGCGGTTTCACCCCGCGACATGCCCGCCGCATCGCCACGGATGCGATCCGCCGCATCGCATGGCACGCCCACGAATTCGGCGTGCGACTGGCGCTCGATGCGGCCTGCCCGATTGCGGAGGCGAAGCGACCTCTGGCGGAAAGCCCTCACCGGCTCTATGAAATGTGTGCGGACATCGATGCACCGAACGTGCACATGCTGCTCCGCACATCGCAGTTTCGTCGCGTTTCGTCGTTTCGGCACTTTCTTGCCGAATTCGAGACAGGCGACGGCGGCCCGTCCTCGATTTCTGTGCGTCTTGATCACGGTGATCGCATTTCCGACCACGCGATCGCGGGCATTTACGAGTGCCTGCTCGGGGCCGATTTCTGCGGAGCGGTCGAGGTGGAGACATCTCGAAACGGCGAAGGGGTGCCGCGTTCTGAATCGCGAAAGCTGGAGCGCTGGAGACGGATTTACGACGCCGTCATCGGGCAGAAACGCGAGACATCGCGTCACGTCGAATAA
- a CDS encoding PIG-L family deacetylase, producing MPEQLPEALDVIAVGAHPDDVEIACGGTLASLVRQGYRIGIVDLTDGEPTPRSPGPEVRLAEAAEAAGILGIQERITLELPNRRLFDGFDERVALAKVFRRFRPKIVLGIGGKTPLASPDHWQAMQITDAAVFYSRLTKWDEKFDNLPVHTISKLVWYPLALKSLSMPENSGAFVMDISETFDVKLESIRAYRTQFPPEKERVFDMVRGINGFFGAGAGFKYGEVFLSSTTIGTNDLVRTVLPPVGPVDPK from the coding sequence ATGCCTGAGCAATTGCCTGAAGCGTTGGACGTGATCGCCGTCGGGGCACACCCGGATGATGTCGAGATCGCCTGTGGGGGGACTCTTGCGTCGCTCGTACGGCAGGGATATCGGATCGGAATCGTCGACCTGACCGATGGCGAGCCCACACCGAGGAGCCCCGGTCCCGAGGTCCGACTCGCCGAAGCCGCGGAGGCTGCGGGTATTCTCGGCATCCAGGAACGGATCACACTGGAGTTACCGAATCGCCGGTTGTTCGACGGATTCGACGAACGGGTCGCATTAGCAAAAGTGTTTCGACGTTTCCGTCCCAAAATCGTTTTGGGGATCGGTGGTAAGACGCCGCTCGCCTCTCCTGATCACTGGCAGGCGATGCAGATTACCGATGCGGCGGTCTTTTATTCGCGTTTGACGAAGTGGGACGAGAAGTTCGACAATCTGCCGGTCCATACGATTTCCAAGCTGGTCTGGTATCCTCTAGCCTTGAAATCCCTGTCAATGCCCGAGAATTCAGGTGCGTTCGTCATGGATATTTCAGAAACGTTCGACGTAAAATTGGAATCCATCCGGGCGTATCGGACTCAGTTTCCGCCCGAGAAGGAACGTGTTTTCGACATGGTCCGAGGAATCAACGGTTTCTTCGGTGCCGGTGCGGGGTTCAAATACGGCGAGGTCTTCTTGTCATCCACAACGATCGGAACGAATGATTTGGTGCGAACGGTTTTGCCTCCGGTCGGGCCCGTCGATCCGAAATGA
- the corA gene encoding magnesium/cobalt transporter CorA: MPTFRLSKRVKRPKEKFRFRRRSQPGSMPGTIAPPEDALPSKMRLIVFDQESFIEEFITDVSQIEQYRTPGRICWLDVDGYGEVETLLKLGKMFGLHDLALEDVVNAHQRPKVDDYDQHLFVVARMVQFDRELSFEQIGMFVGNDFVLTLQEGHEGDGLDPVRERIRRGKGRVRRSGTDYLAYTIIDAIVDGYFPVFEQYGARLSDIEDEIENGAEEQTINELHRIRRDVRSLRKAVWPHRDMLNVLLRPVTSGFIKDETQVFLRDVSDHVSQLIDAANYYREMCSDLRDFHSSQIDRRSNDVMKVLTIIATIFIPLSFIAGLYGMNFNPHESPYNMPELDWYFGYPFALALMAGTVLTMLTYFWRKKWIG, translated from the coding sequence ATGCCGACATTTCGACTGTCCAAACGGGTGAAGCGACCGAAAGAGAAATTTCGCTTTCGCCGTCGCTCACAACCGGGATCGATGCCGGGCACGATCGCACCGCCGGAAGATGCACTGCCGTCGAAGATGCGGCTCATCGTGTTCGACCAAGAATCGTTCATCGAGGAATTCATCACCGATGTTTCGCAAATCGAGCAGTACCGCACGCCGGGCCGCATTTGCTGGCTCGATGTCGACGGCTACGGGGAAGTCGAGACGCTACTGAAACTCGGCAAGATGTTCGGTCTGCACGACCTCGCGCTCGAAGACGTCGTCAATGCTCATCAACGGCCGAAAGTCGATGATTATGACCAGCATCTGTTTGTCGTCGCGCGGATGGTCCAATTCGACCGTGAATTAAGTTTCGAGCAAATCGGCATGTTCGTCGGGAACGACTTCGTGCTGACCTTGCAGGAAGGCCACGAAGGTGACGGCCTCGATCCGGTTCGCGAACGCATCCGCCGCGGCAAGGGCCGCGTCCGCCGCTCCGGCACTGACTACCTCGCCTATACAATCATTGACGCGATCGTCGACGGGTACTTCCCCGTGTTCGAACAGTACGGGGCCCGGCTCAGCGACATTGAAGACGAGATTGAAAACGGAGCTGAGGAACAAACGATTAACGAACTTCACCGCATCCGCCGCGACGTCCGTTCTTTGCGAAAAGCAGTCTGGCCGCACCGCGACATGCTCAACGTCCTGCTCCGCCCCGTGACAAGTGGATTCATCAAAGACGAAACGCAGGTCTTCCTCCGCGACGTTTCCGACCACGTTTCGCAATTAATCGACGCCGCGAACTATTATCGAGAAATGTGCTCCGACCTGCGCGACTTTCACTCGTCGCAAATTGACCGGCGGAGCAACGACGTCATGAAAGTACTCACGATCATCGCCACGATCTTTATCCCGCTCAGTTTTATCGCCGGGCTTTACGGGATGAACTTTAATCCCCACGAGTCGCCTTACAATATGCCGGAACTGGATTGGTACTTCGGTTACCCGTTCGCACTGGCCTTAATGGCGGGAACCGTTCTGACAATGCTGACTTACTTCTGGCGAAAGAAGTGGATCGGTTAA
- a CDS encoding PTS sugar transporter subunit IIA has translation MQEESLSLDELARQLGRDRRELEKLANRGRIPGRKRDGVWQFHGREITQWLEQEMRDFSDSQLRDVEQSTHSGAKFEDLPVSHLIRPETIEFPITGKSKRSVLEHLIEAAGRTYEVWEPARVLAAVMEREDDLSTGFAGGIAFPHPRNPMPETLGDSIVAFGYAPGGIPFGSPDGQLTDLFFLILCRDSRTHLRVLARLGRMANDSEFLHALRMAEDSTEVFQIIEQADAAIAAKK, from the coding sequence GTGCAGGAGGAATCACTCTCGCTCGACGAGTTGGCCAGGCAACTGGGGCGCGACCGTCGCGAGTTAGAAAAGCTGGCCAACCGAGGTCGGATACCGGGCCGCAAGCGGGACGGCGTCTGGCAATTTCACGGACGTGAGATCACGCAATGGCTCGAGCAGGAAATGCGCGACTTCAGCGACTCGCAATTGCGTGATGTGGAGCAGTCGACGCACTCGGGAGCCAAATTCGAAGACCTGCCCGTCTCGCATCTGATCAGGCCGGAAACCATCGAATTCCCGATCACCGGTAAGTCGAAGCGGTCGGTGCTCGAACATCTGATCGAGGCGGCCGGTCGCACTTACGAGGTCTGGGAACCGGCTCGCGTGCTCGCTGCCGTGATGGAACGCGAGGATGACCTTTCGACCGGATTCGCCGGTGGGATCGCCTTCCCGCACCCGCGGAATCCGATGCCCGAAACGCTTGGGGATTCGATCGTGGCCTTCGGTTATGCCCCGGGCGGTATTCCGTTCGGTTCGCCCGATGGGCAACTGACCGACCTGTTCTTTCTGATCCTCTGCCGCGATTCGCGAACGCACCTGCGGGTCTTGGCCCGGCTCGGTCGGATGGCCAACGATTCCGAATTTCTGCACGCCCTGCGGATGGCGGAGGACAGCACCGAAGTGTTCCAAATTATCGAGCAGGCCGACGCCGCGATCGCGGCGAAAAAGTGA
- a CDS encoding methyl-accepting chemotaxis protein: MNDSSPTEKPKRTKRFVSWEIQGQTIKHVLAYWFIYHAVLWHAIFLFDWLNSRGKILTGERPLMFRDLYAQFVAENCGILICAVLLLPILVIDVVRLSHKVAGPLVRFQNALAELSKGRKVEPIRLRDGDWLGQFETSFNEFLASQNVKTANGRSAEPKADTDKVLESVRQDQADRANEREAPLADRGVVSSAGR; the protein is encoded by the coding sequence ATGAACGACTCCTCCCCGACCGAAAAGCCGAAGCGAACGAAGCGATTCGTCAGTTGGGAAATCCAAGGCCAGACCATCAAGCATGTGCTGGCGTATTGGTTCATTTACCACGCGGTCTTGTGGCACGCGATCTTTTTGTTCGATTGGTTGAACAGCCGCGGCAAGATACTGACCGGCGAACGCCCTTTGATGTTCCGCGATCTGTATGCCCAATTCGTTGCTGAGAACTGCGGCATTCTGATTTGCGCGGTCCTGCTGCTGCCGATTCTCGTGATTGACGTCGTTCGACTAAGCCACAAGGTCGCCGGTCCGCTGGTCCGATTTCAAAATGCCCTCGCTGAACTGTCGAAAGGCCGGAAGGTCGAACCGATTCGTCTGCGCGACGGCGACTGGCTGGGACAATTTGAAACGTCGTTCAACGAGTTTCTCGCCTCTCAAAACGTGAAGACCGCAAACGGCAGGTCAGCGGAACCGAAGGCCGACACGGATAAGGTTCTCGAATCAGTGCGGCAAGATCAGGCTGATCGTGCAAATGAACGGGAAGCGCCGCTGGCCGATCGAGGCGTCGTCTCATCCGCCGGTCGATAG